In the Geobacter sp. FeAm09 genome, one interval contains:
- a CDS encoding 6-bladed beta-propeller has product MGEYNHTPTRGTLVGRLAAIGILCMLLAACAGSAAQTTRRIEWPPPPAQPQIAWAGEVGSYLDAGIRKGFWRRLADVFVGESDVRIGRPYGIYVDETGRLLIADPAFGVVHVMDAGQNTYTIIGQGEGPAFKNPIAITGDGAGNVYITDSAASLVYRYSFRDNALTPFIHSVERPTGIAFNRRNRLLYVSDTTSSQVVVCDLSGNERFRIGGTGSGPGQFNRPTDLFIDNSGTLYVTDPLNSRIQVFSAEGVFRRAFGRPGDGGGDFSKPKGVAVDSNGTIYVADAQLDAVQVYNMSGGFRFEFGASGSEAGTFWMPSGVHIDRNDRIYVADTYNRRIQIFRIVPPAAPQGKEK; this is encoded by the coding sequence ATGGGAGAATACAACCACACACCGACGCGGGGAACATTGGTCGGCCGTCTCGCAGCCATCGGCATCCTCTGCATGCTGCTGGCCGCCTGCGCCGGTTCGGCGGCACAGACGACGCGGCGGATAGAATGGCCGCCTCCACCCGCACAGCCCCAGATCGCCTGGGCCGGAGAAGTCGGCAGCTATCTGGATGCAGGGATACGCAAAGGCTTCTGGCGCCGGCTGGCGGATGTCTTCGTAGGGGAAAGCGATGTTCGTATCGGCCGCCCCTACGGCATCTACGTTGACGAAACCGGGCGGCTCCTTATCGCCGATCCCGCCTTTGGCGTTGTCCACGTCATGGATGCCGGCCAGAACACCTATACGATCATCGGCCAAGGGGAAGGGCCCGCTTTCAAGAACCCGATCGCCATTACCGGCGACGGGGCGGGCAACGTTTATATTACCGACTCGGCGGCCAGTCTGGTGTACCGCTATAGCTTCCGGGATAACGCCCTGACCCCTTTTATCCATTCCGTCGAACGCCCGACCGGGATCGCCTTCAACCGGAGGAACCGGCTGCTATACGTGAGCGATACTACCTCCAGCCAGGTTGTCGTCTGCGACCTGAGCGGCAACGAACGCTTTCGCATCGGAGGAACAGGCTCCGGGCCGGGGCAATTCAACCGCCCCACCGATCTTTTTATCGACAACAGCGGCACATTGTACGTCACCGATCCCCTGAACTCACGCATCCAGGTGTTTTCCGCCGAGGGGGTCTTCCGGAGGGCGTTTGGGCGGCCGGGCGACGGCGGCGGCGACTTCTCCAAGCCGAAAGGGGTTGCCGTGGACAGTAACGGCACCATCTATGTGGCCGATGCCCAACTCGATGCGGTACAGGTATACAACATGTCGGGCGGCTTCCGTTTTGAATTCGGTGCAAGCGGGAGCGAGGCCGGCACGTTCTGGATGCCGTCGGGCGTGCATATCGACCGCAACGACAGGATCTACGTGGCAGATACCTACAACCGGCGTATCCAGATCTTCCGGATTGTCCCGCCCGCGGCCCCGCAAGGAAAGGAGAAGTGA
- a CDS encoding cytochrome c3 family protein, with protein sequence MKLFRAILAALAVATMALPSRSGADSIVNSPHNLSSGSTARVMSTEETRVCIFCHTPHHATKLSDTSYTGPLWSREENTAQDYTPYASTTIAASPGQPQGPSRLCLSCHDGTIALGAPGTHATSATLGPLTPPPTGKSTVLGKDLRDDHPISMEYGRKTSEFRDAATVTGTTRIKLVRRASTLYVECTSCHDPHDNQYGNFLVLDTSSHRDALCTVCHAKTDWTGSAHENGGTRSSGSIPADVAKNGCVNCHTPHGAQQGVDLLTLTAAGASMDTNCYASCHNSSSYPSNVYSQFAVSGAHHPSGGYDSAANKHSETETLPLPATDKHVHCVDCHNPHQAIWQNAP encoded by the coding sequence ATGAAACTCTTCCGCGCCATCCTGGCGGCTCTGGCGGTAGCAACCATGGCCCTGCCTTCCCGATCAGGCGCCGACAGCATCGTCAACTCTCCCCACAACCTGTCGTCGGGAAGCACGGCCCGGGTGATGTCCACGGAAGAGACGCGGGTCTGCATCTTCTGCCATACCCCCCACCACGCGACCAAGCTTTCCGATACCAGCTATACCGGGCCGCTCTGGAGCCGCGAGGAGAACACCGCCCAGGACTATACTCCCTACGCGTCCACTACCATCGCAGCCAGCCCGGGCCAGCCCCAGGGGCCTTCACGACTCTGCCTGAGTTGCCACGACGGCACCATTGCCCTTGGCGCCCCGGGCACCCACGCCACCTCGGCGACACTTGGTCCCCTTACGCCGCCTCCCACCGGGAAATCGACCGTTCTGGGCAAGGACCTGCGCGACGACCATCCGATCTCCATGGAGTATGGCCGCAAGACCTCCGAATTCCGGGATGCCGCCACGGTGACCGGAACCACCCGCATCAAACTGGTGAGGCGCGCAAGCACCCTGTACGTGGAGTGCACCTCCTGCCACGACCCCCATGACAACCAGTACGGCAATTTTTTGGTGTTGGACACCTCCAGCCACCGGGATGCACTCTGCACCGTCTGCCACGCCAAGACCGACTGGACGGGGAGTGCCCACGAGAACGGCGGCACCCGCTCCAGCGGGAGCATCCCGGCCGATGTGGCCAAGAACGGCTGCGTCAACTGCCACACCCCCCACGGGGCCCAGCAGGGGGTCGATCTGCTGACGCTCACCGCCGCCGGGGCCAGCATGGACACGAACTGTTACGCCTCCTGCCACAACAGCTCCTCGTACCCGTCCAACGTCTACAGCCAGTTCGCCGTCTCCGGCGCACACCACCCGTCCGGCGGTTATGACAGCGCCGCCAACAAGCATAGTGAAACGGAAACGCTTCCCCTGCCGGCAACCGACAAGCATGTCCATTGCGTGGATTGCCACAATCCCCACCAGGCGATCTGGCAGAACGCCCCCTGA
- a CDS encoding cytochrome c3 family protein, with protein sequence MASYEYEICFRCHSGDAALAGNYNTYPQVSRTFGSLDERERFDWGSAKSWHPVAKEFVRVGNSQGLSLKSASMTMIYCNDCHDSHGSGSHLLRLENPDTFSQGQSISNYPLCYSCHDETYLTSSATNIGKLHRAHVWGQHNPLSTNSSYRASCSACHDPHGVPYKAGLTTSSNALHLINFDLRYAGSGSSYDASTSSCLVTGTGTSGLSCHPTTTGTASFNPYPYP encoded by the coding sequence GTGGCCAGCTACGAGTACGAGATCTGCTTCCGGTGCCACTCCGGCGATGCCGCCCTGGCAGGCAACTATAACACCTATCCGCAGGTGTCACGCACCTTCGGCTCGCTGGACGAGCGCGAGCGTTTCGACTGGGGGAGCGCCAAGTCCTGGCACCCGGTGGCCAAGGAATTCGTCCGGGTCGGGAACAGCCAGGGGCTGAGCCTCAAAAGCGCCAGCATGACCATGATCTACTGCAACGACTGCCACGACTCCCACGGCTCGGGCAGCCACCTGCTGCGCCTGGAAAACCCGGACACCTTCTCCCAGGGGCAGAGCATCTCGAACTACCCGCTCTGCTATAGCTGCCACGACGAAACCTATCTCACGAGTTCCGCCACCAACATCGGGAAACTGCACCGGGCCCACGTCTGGGGCCAGCACAACCCGCTCAGCACCAACAGCAGCTACCGGGCCTCCTGCTCCGCCTGTCACGACCCCCACGGCGTCCCGTACAAGGCCGGGCTCACCACCAGTTCCAATGCCCTGCACCTGATAAATTTCGACCTGCGCTACGCCGGCAGCGGGTCCTCCTACGATGCGTCAACCAGCAGCTGCCTCGTCACCGGCACCGGCACCAGCGGGCTTTCCTGCCACCCCACGACAACCGGCACGGCCAGTTTCAACCCCTATCCCTACCCCTGA